Part of the Streptomyces sp. NBC_01264 genome, TTCACGGAGAGCAGCTCGTCGGCGGAGTACAGCTTGCCCTCGGCGGCGTAGTCGGCGTAGGCGCCGATCTGGGCTATGTCGGGGGCCTCGCCGGCCTTGACCATCTCGGCGACCTTGGCGTCCACGTCCTCCCAGGAGTAGACGTCGACCTGGACCTTGATGCCGGGGTTCCTCTTCTCGAAGGCCGCGGCGAGGTCCTTCCAGTAGGGCTTGGAGGAGTTTTCCGGTTTGTCCCCGTAATCGGCCGCCACGACCTTCAGGGTGACCTCGTTGTCCCCGGTGAGGCCCGACACGGCGCCGCAGCCGGTCAGCGTCACCGTGGTCAGGCACAGTGCGAGACCGGACGCGGCGAGGTTCAGCTTTCTGGCCTGGACAGTTCGGGCCTTCACAGTTCTCGTTCCACCCCAGGTTGTTCCGTACGATTCGCGTAAAGGTCTACACCACTTTTGAGCCTGGTCAACATCCGGCCCCAAACGTGCACACGGCCTGCACGCGCACGCGCGTACGGACGTCGCTCACCGACGAAGGTCCTGAATTTGTATGGCCACTCAACAATCCCTCTCAGTGGACTAGACCTTTGCCCTCCGATCACGCGAGACTGTCACCCGTGAAACCCGTGAAACACGTCATCGCCCTCGATGTGGGCGGCACTGGGATGAAGGCCGCCCTCGTCGCCGCCGACGGCACCCTGCTCCACGAAGCGCGCCGCGCCACCGGCCGCGAGCGGGGCGCCGAAGCCGTCGTCGAGACGATCCAGGACTTCGCCGCCGAGCTCCTCGACCTCGGCCGGGAGCGCTTCGCCGCGACCGCCTCCGCGGCCGGCGTGGCCGTCCCCGGCATCGTCGACGCCGAGAACGGGATCGCCGTCTACGCGGCGAACCTGGGCTGGCGCGACGTCCCGATGCGCGAACTGCTCGGCAGACGCCTCGGCGGCATCCCGGTCGCCCTCGGCCACGACGTCCGCACGGGCGGACTCGCCGAGGGACGCATCGGCGCGGGCCGCGGCGCCGACCGCTTCCTGTTCGTCCCCCTCGGCACCGGCATCGCCGGAGCCATCGGCATCGCCGGCCGCATCGAGGCCGGCGCGCACGGGTACGCGGGCGAGATCGGCCACATCGTGGTCCGCCCCGGCGGCACCGCCTGCGGCTGCGGCCAGCGCGGCTGCCTGGAGACCCTCGCCTCCGCCTCCGCCGTCAGCCGCGCCTGGGCGGCCGCCTCCGGCGACGCCGAGGCAGACGCCGCGGACTGCGCCAAGGCCGTCGAATCCGGCGACGAGCGCGCCCGGGAGGTCTGGCTCGCCGCGATCGGCGCCCTGGCCGACGGGCTGGTCACCGCGATCACCCTGCTGGACCCGCGCACGCTGATCATCGGTGGCGGACTGGCCGAGGCCGGGGAAACCTTGTTCACACCACTACGGACGGCCGTCGAGGAACGCGTGACGTTCCAGCGGCTGCCCCACATCGTTCCGGCGGCCCTAGGGGACACCGCCGGATGCCTGGGTGCAGGGCTGCTCGCCTGGGATCTACTCGCCACGGAGGTACCTGCCTGATGTCCGGAAGCGCACATGTGGGCCGCAGCACCGTTCTCTCCGGCGCCGACGTGGTGCTGCCCACGGGCATCGTCAAGGGCGGGCGCCTCATCGTCGACGGCGAGCGCATCGCCGGCGCCACGGACGAGAACGCGGCCGTCGTCGACCTCACCGGGTGCCTGATTGTCCCCGGCTTCGTCGACACGCACAACCACGGCGGAGGCGGCGCCTCCTTCACCTCCGGCACCGCCGAGGAGGTCCTCAAGGGCGTACGGACCCACCGCGAGCACGGCACCACCACCCTGGTCGCCTCCACCGTCACCGACGACCTCGACGTGCTCGCCCGCCGCGCCGGACTGCTCGCCGAGCTGACCCAGCAGGGCGACATCGCGGGCATCCACTTCGAGGGCCCGTTCATCAACCCCTGCCGCAAGGGCGCGCACAAGGAAGACCTGCTGCGCGACCCCGACCCGGCCGAGGTCCGCAAGCTGATCGACGCCGCGCAGGGCTCCGCCCGCATGTTCACCCTCGCCACCGAGCTCCCCGGCGGCCTGGACTCCGTACGGCTGCTCGCCGAGCACGGGGTCGTCGCGGCGATCGGCCACACGGACTCCACGTACGACCAGACCTGCGCGGCCATCGACGCCGGCGCGACCGTGGCCACCCACCTCTACAACGCGATGCCCGGCCTGGAGCACCGCGCCCCCGGCCCCATCGCGGCCCTGCTGGAGGACGAGCGGGTCACCGTCGAGCTGATCAACGACGGCACCCACCTGCACCCGGCCATGCTGGAGCTGGCCTTCCACCACGCGGGCGCGAACCGGGTGGCGCTGATCACCGACGCGATGGACGCGGCCGGCTTCGGCGACGGGATCTACCACCTCGGCCCGCTGGAGGTCGAGGTCAAGGAGGGCGTCGCCCGCCTCGTCGAGGGAGGCTCCATCGCGGGCTCCACCCTCACCCTGGACATCGCCTTCAAGCGGTCGGTCACCCTCGACAAGCTCCCCGTCGAGTCCGTGGTCCAGGCGATCTCCGCCAACCCGGCCAAGCTGATCGGCGTCTACGACCAGGTCGGCTCGCTGGAGCCCGGGAAGTACGCGGACCTCGTCGTCCTCGACTCCGCCTTCGACGTCCGGGGCGTCATGCGGCGCGGCGAATGGATCGTGAACCCGCTCGCGGGCAACTGAGACGAGCCGGGAAGCGGTCGGCCCGGGGTACTGGGCCGACCGCTCCTTCATTTGGCATGCTGTGGCACCGCCAGAGGCGGCACACACCACGACCCGGGGCCCGCCATGATCCTGACCGTGACGCTCAACACCGCGCTCGACGTCACCTACCGCGTACCGCGGCTGCTCGCGCACGCCTCCCACCGCGTCACCGAGGTCACCGAACGCCCCGGCGGCAAAGGCCTCAACGTGGCCCGCGTGCTCGCCGCGATCGGCCACGAGGTCACCGCGACCGGCTTCGCCGGCGGCCCGACGGGAGCCCTCGTACGCGAGCTGCTCGCCGGCTCCCCCGGCGTCCGCGACGAGCTGGTCCCCTGCGCGGGCACCACCCGGCGCACCCTGGCCGTCGTCGACGAGGCCTCCGGGGACACCACGCAGTTCAACGAACCGGGCCCGCTGATCACCGCCGCCGAGTGGTCCGGGTTCCTCTCCCGCTACGAGGCCCTGCTGACGGGCGGCGCCCGCGCGGTGGCCCTGTGCGGCAGCCTGCCCCCGGGCGTCCCCGTGGGGGCCTACGCCACCCTCGTACGGGCGGCCCGGACGGCCGGCGTGCCCGTCCTCCTCGACACCAGCGGCGAAGCCCTGCGCCGCGGGGTCGCCGCCCGGCCCGACGTGATCAAACCGAACGCCGCCGAGCTCGCCGAGCTGACCGGGTCCCGCGACCCGCTCCCCGCCACCCGGGACGCCCGCCGGCGCGGGGCCCACGCGGTGGTGACCTCGCTCGGCCCGGCCGGACTCCTCGCCGCCACCTCCCGCGGCACCTGGCGGGCGGCCCCGCCCCGCACCCTGGCGGGCAACCCCACGGGCGCCGGCGACTCCGCGGTGGCGGGCCTCCTCTCGGCCCTGGTGGAGGGCGCGGACTGGCCGGCCCGCCTGACCCGCGCGGTCGCCCTCTCGGCGGCCACGGTCGCGGCCCCGACGGCGGGAGACTTCGACCCCCGCACCTACGAGGAGGTACGGGGGTCGGTGAAGGTCACGGAGGGCTAGGCCTGCTCCTCGGTGCTGATCAGCCCTTTTCGAGCCACAACTGGTCGATGTTGACCTGGCACTTGTTGCCGGCCTCGCACGACAGCTTGACCGTGTTGGTGCCCTCCTTGAGGGTCACCTGGCCCCAGGTCCTCTGCCAGCCCTTCTCCCAGTCGCCCTGGGGAGACTTCGCGAAGTTCTTCATGTTCAGTGGCGAGGTGTTCGGCTTGCCGTTCACCGTGAGGGTGGCGTTGGCGTCCTCGCCCGGGATGCCGTAGCGCACGTAGAGGCGGTACGTGCCCCCCTTGGGCAGGTCCAGCGTCCAGGTGACCGCCGCGCCCGGCTGGTTGAAGTTGCCGACGTACTGGCCGCTGGCGCTCTCCGCGCCCGGCACCGCGTTCGACAGGCCCGCATTGCCGCTGATGACCATGCCCGGACCGCCCGCGTCGCCCTTGGGCAGCGGGGCGTCCGCCGGGGCGGAGTTGCTCGGCTGGCCCGAGGGGGTGCTCTGGGCGGGTGCCGACGGGCTCTGGCCCGTGTTCGCCGTGTTGTTCTTGCCCTTGTCGGCGTCGTCGTCCTTGCCGAAGATCACCGCCGCGCCGATGCCGATCGCCACCGCGGCGACCACCGCGACGGCCGCGATGAGCATGCCCCTGCGGCTGGACCCGCCGCCGCCGTGACCGCCGCCGGAGCCCGGCAGCGGAACGGACTGGGTGTACTGCGGGGGCTGCTGCTGCGGCGGAACGCCGTAGCCGCCCGCCTGGAGCGCTTCGGGGGCCTGGTACTGGGCCTGGTAGGCCTGCTGCTGCGGGGGACCCTGCTGATAGGGAACGGGACCGCGCTGGCCGCCGTAGGGCCGGTCGCCGACCGTGCGGACCTGGTTGTACGAGGTCCGGGGCACGCCCGGCTGAGCGCCGCCCGCCGGTCCCGGGTAGCCGTAGCCGCCGCCCTGCCCGGGCGGGGTGGCCCCCGCGGCCTGGCCGTCCTCGTAGAGGTAGCCGAACGGGTCGTCATCCTCGGGCTGGTTCGCCCCGTTGTTCGGGCCGTGGTTCGCGGGCGTCGTCATCGCAGGTCACTCCTTTCGACCCCGGGGAGCCTACCCCGAACAGGTGCGCCCACGGGCGGCCCGAGAGCTTACCCGGCCCGGCGGTGCGCCTTCGAACGGGAGCGCTTCTCGATGTACATGCGCTGGTCGGCGGAGCGCAGCACCTCGTCGGCCGACATGCCGCAGCTCGCCCAGCCGATGCCGAAACTGGCTCCCACGCGCACCGCGCGGCCGTCCACCCGGATCGGCGGGATGATCGCGTTGCGCAGCCGCACGGCGAGATCGGCGGCGTCGGCGGCGCCCAGCCCGTCGGCGAGGACGACGAACTCGTCACCACCCAGCCGGGCCACGGTGTCCCCGTCCCGGACCCCGGTCGTCAGCCGCCGGGCGACCTCGATCAGGACCGCGTCACCGGTGTGGTGCCCGAACCGGTCGTTGATCGACTTGAACCCGTCGAGGTCGCAGAAGAGGACCGCGAGCCCCTTCGTACCGTCGTCGATGTCGGTCGCCGGGGCGACCGTGTGCACGTGGTGGTCGTACGGACCCCCCGCGGCCGAGCCGCCGCCCATGCCCCCGGGTCCGCCCATGCCGCCGGGGAACTCGAAGGGCTCGGGATATCCGTCGGGCCGGAACCCGTGCTCGCCCGGTGCCCCCTCCACCGAGGGCCGGGTCTCGAAGGCCGCGTCCAGCGCCTCCACGGCGGTGGCGCGCACCGACTGCGGGCGGCGGCAGAGCCGGGCCCCGAGCCGGGAGCGCAGCTCGGCGCTGTTGGGCAGGCCGGTCAGCGAGTCGTGGCTGGCGCGGTGGGCGAGCTGCAGCTCGTGCCGCTTGCGCTCCTCGATGTCCTCGACGTGCGTGAGCAGGAAGCGCGGCCCGTCGGCGGCGTCGGCGACGACGGAGTTGCGCAGCGAGACCCAGACGTACGTACCGTCGCGTCGCCCCAGCCTGAGCTCGGCGCGGCCGCCCTCGGCGGAGGTGCGCAGCAGGGTGCCGATGTCCTCGGGGTGCACGAGGTCGGAGAAGGAGTACCGGCGCAGCACGGAGGCGGGCCGGCCCAGCAGCCGGCACAGCGCGTCGTTGGTGCGCAGCAGGCGGCCGTGCTGGTCGCCGCCCATCTCGGCGATGGCCATGCCGCTCGGCGCGTACTCGAAGGCCTGGCGGAACGACTCTTCACTGGCGCGCAGGGCCTGCTGTTCGCGCTCCAACCGCACCAGGGCCCGCTGCATGTTCGCGCGGAGCCGGGCGTTGCTGATGGCAATCGCGGCCTGGAAGGCGTACATCTGGAGCGCTTCGCGGCCCCAGGCGCCGGGCCGGCGGCCGTTGCGCGGGCGGTCGACGGAGACCACGCCGAGGAGTTCGCCGCCGGAGGCGTACATGGGTGCGTAGAGCCGGTCCTCGGGGTGCCACTCGTCCTCGAACCGCGGGTCGGGGCCCTCCGTGTGCCACTGCGGTACGTCGTCCTCGACGAGGACCCAGCCCTCGGTGTGCGGGATGAAGCGCAGGCCGTCCCAGTTCTCGCCCATCGTCAGACGGCGTTCCCAGGAGGCGCGCGAGCCGACGCGGCCGGTGATCAGGGCTTCGGCGGCGGGGTCCCCCGCGAAGGCGGCGACGACCAGATCACCGTCGGGGCGAACGAGGTTGACACAGGCGAGTTCGTAACCGAGACCCAGGACGATGCCGTCCACGACGGTCTGCAGGGTGTCCGCCAGGCTCCGGGCCGTATTGAGCTCGGCCACCACCCGGTGCAGCTGCCGCAGGGTCGCAAGACGGACGTACGGCTCCGACTCGGTCTCCATTGCTCGCTCTCCCCGAGACCTCGACAGCAACTCCAGGTTTGCATCGGCGCTTCGTTGCGGTGTCCCGTCCACTGAATCACAGTGAGCTGTGCGGCAGGTACACAGGGTCAACAAATCTTGCCCTCTGTGACTCAAGTCACATGAGATGAATAAGGGTGACCTCCGCACCGTGTCCACTCGGGTCCGTCCCGGCGAGTTCACCCACCCTATTCCCGGAAGCAAACGATACGCCCGGCCCCGGGGAGGCCTAGGTCGACGGGCCGGGGAGCGGCTCCGCCCTGCGCCCGATGCGCCGCGCGAGGGGTGACAGTAGCGTCCCGACCGTGCCCCCAACGACCCCCGTGACACCACTTTCCGTACCCGCACCCCATGCTGTGGGGGTGAGCAACGACGAGTTCCGGGCCGCGATGTCCCGTCTGACCGCGGGCGTGTGCCTGATCACCGCGCAGGAACCCCCGCTGTCGGCCGGCAGCCGCGGCGAGGACGTCGGCATGACGGCGACCGCCTTCATGTCCGTGTCCCTGGAACCGCCCCTGGTCCTCGTCAGCGTGCGCGAGGGCTCCCGGATGGACGACCTGCTGGCCGAGCAGCCGCTGTGGGCGGTGTCGGTGCTCGCCGACCACCAGGTCCAGATCGCCGGCCGCTTCTCCATGAAGAACCGCATCAGCGACCGGCTGCTCTTCGCGGACCTCCCCTACACCCGCGGCGCGATCTCCGGCGCCCCGCTGCTGTCGGGGGCGCTGGCCACCCTGGAGTGCCGTACGGAGAACCGCGTCGAGGCGGGCGACCACACCCTGGTCATCGGCCACGTCCTCACCGCCGCCCAGCCCGCGCCGGACTCCCCGCCCCTGACGTACTTCCGGGGGCGCTACCGGCACCTGACGCCCTGAGCCCGGGGACGGGGACGGGGACGGAGCCACGCATACCCCGCCCGCTACCAGTCCCGCGCGTTCCGTCCCCGCTTGGTCTCGCCGCGGGCCTTCTTCTCGCGCAGCCGCCGCTCGTTGATCCCCCGGGGGATCTTCGTCGCCCGGCGCGCCTTCGGCGGCGGCGCCGTGGCCTCGGCCAGCAGCGCGGCCAGCCGGACCAGCGCCATCTCGCGGTTGCGGAACTGCGAGCGGTGCTCGGAGGCCCGTACCGTCACCACCCCGTCGACCAGCCGGGACGCGAGACGCTCCAGCGCCCGCTCCTTCCACACGTCGGGCAGCGACTTCGTCGCCGCGACGTCGAAGAGGAGCTCCACGCGCGAGTCCGAGGTGTTCACGTGCTGGCCGCCCGGCCCCGAGGACCGCGAAAAGCGCCAGGCGAGCTCGCCCTCGGGGAGCACGACCGAACCGCGGATGACATAGGGACCAGGCATGCCCCCTATGATCCGTGCCCGCCGGACCCCCGTCACCCGCATTTCCGCCCGCATCGCGGACAATTCTCCGAATGCGGAACCTGGCGCCCCTCTCCCCGCGTTATGAAGGGCAGCGGTAACTTGGGCACCCTCACGGTCGATACGACAAGTGAGACCAAGTGAGACTAGGAAGGGACACCAGTCACCATGGCAGTAAGCCTCTCCAAGGGCGGAAACGTCTCGCTCAGCAAGGAGGCCCCGGGCCTCGCGGCCGTCACGGTCGGCCTCGGCTGGGACACCCGCACGACCACCGGTGTCGACTTCGACCTGGACGCCTCGGCCATCGCGGTCAACGCGCAGGGCAAGGTCGTCTCCGACGGCCACTTCGTCTTCTTCAACAACAAGTCCACCCCGGACCAGACCATCGTGCACACCGGTGACAACCGGACCGGCGAGGGCGCGGGCGACGACGAGGCCATCAACGTCAACCTCGCGGGCCTGCCCGCCGACGTGGACAAGATCGTCTTCCCGGTCTCCATCTACGACGCCGAGACCCGCAGCCAGAACTTCGGCCAGGTCCGCAACGCGTACATCCGCGTCGTGAACCAGGCCGGCGGCGTCGAGATCGCCCGCTACGACCTCTCCGAGGACGCGGCGACCGAGACCGCCATGGTCTTCGGCGAGCTCTACCGCAACGGCGCCGAGTGGAAGTTCCGCGCCGTGGGCCAGGGTTACGCCTCCGGCCTGACCGGCATCGCCCAGGACTTCGGCGTCAACGTCTGACCCTGAGCACCCGCGTCCCAGGACGCGACTCAGCTGAAGCCCCCTCCCGGCCGTCCGGGGAGGGGGCTTCGCTACCGTTCGGTACGTGATCCTCCTGCCGCTCGCCCCCGTCGAGGACGGCGCCCTACCGGGCCCGGTCCTCACCGAAATCGCCACGCTCTACGCGACCAACCACGCGTTCTTCGAGCTCAGCGGAGATTTCCCCGACCCCGGCCGCATCACGGTCGAGCA contains:
- a CDS encoding ROK family protein: MKHVIALDVGGTGMKAALVAADGTLLHEARRATGRERGAEAVVETIQDFAAELLDLGRERFAATASAAGVAVPGIVDAENGIAVYAANLGWRDVPMRELLGRRLGGIPVALGHDVRTGGLAEGRIGAGRGADRFLFVPLGTGIAGAIGIAGRIEAGAHGYAGEIGHIVVRPGGTACGCGQRGCLETLASASAVSRAWAAASGDAEADAADCAKAVESGDERAREVWLAAIGALADGLVTAITLLDPRTLIIGGGLAEAGETLFTPLRTAVEERVTFQRLPHIVPAALGDTAGCLGAGLLAWDLLATEVPA
- the nagA gene encoding N-acetylglucosamine-6-phosphate deacetylase → MSGSAHVGRSTVLSGADVVLPTGIVKGGRLIVDGERIAGATDENAAVVDLTGCLIVPGFVDTHNHGGGGASFTSGTAEEVLKGVRTHREHGTTTLVASTVTDDLDVLARRAGLLAELTQQGDIAGIHFEGPFINPCRKGAHKEDLLRDPDPAEVRKLIDAAQGSARMFTLATELPGGLDSVRLLAEHGVVAAIGHTDSTYDQTCAAIDAGATVATHLYNAMPGLEHRAPGPIAALLEDERVTVELINDGTHLHPAMLELAFHHAGANRVALITDAMDAAGFGDGIYHLGPLEVEVKEGVARLVEGGSIAGSTLTLDIAFKRSVTLDKLPVESVVQAISANPAKLIGVYDQVGSLEPGKYADLVVLDSAFDVRGVMRRGEWIVNPLAGN
- a CDS encoding 1-phosphofructokinase family hexose kinase, whose amino-acid sequence is MILTVTLNTALDVTYRVPRLLAHASHRVTEVTERPGGKGLNVARVLAAIGHEVTATGFAGGPTGALVRELLAGSPGVRDELVPCAGTTRRTLAVVDEASGDTTQFNEPGPLITAAEWSGFLSRYEALLTGGARAVALCGSLPPGVPVGAYATLVRAARTAGVPVLLDTSGEALRRGVAARPDVIKPNAAELAELTGSRDPLPATRDARRRGAHAVVTSLGPAGLLAATSRGTWRAAPPRTLAGNPTGAGDSAVAGLLSALVEGADWPARLTRAVALSAATVAAPTAGDFDPRTYEEVRGSVKVTEG
- a CDS encoding CBM35 domain-containing protein; this encodes MTTPANHGPNNGANQPEDDDPFGYLYEDGQAAGATPPGQGGGYGYPGPAGGAQPGVPRTSYNQVRTVGDRPYGGQRGPVPYQQGPPQQQAYQAQYQAPEALQAGGYGVPPQQQPPQYTQSVPLPGSGGGHGGGGSSRRGMLIAAVAVVAAVAIGIGAAVIFGKDDDADKGKNNTANTGQSPSAPAQSTPSGQPSNSAPADAPLPKGDAGGPGMVISGNAGLSNAVPGAESASGQYVGNFNQPGAAVTWTLDLPKGGTYRLYVRYGIPGEDANATLTVNGKPNTSPLNMKNFAKSPQGDWEKGWQRTWGQVTLKEGTNTVKLSCEAGNKCQVNIDQLWLEKG
- the cdgB gene encoding diguanylate cyclase CdgB → METESEPYVRLATLRQLHRVVAELNTARSLADTLQTVVDGIVLGLGYELACVNLVRPDGDLVVAAFAGDPAAEALITGRVGSRASWERRLTMGENWDGLRFIPHTEGWVLVEDDVPQWHTEGPDPRFEDEWHPEDRLYAPMYASGGELLGVVSVDRPRNGRRPGAWGREALQMYAFQAAIAISNARLRANMQRALVRLEREQQALRASEESFRQAFEYAPSGMAIAEMGGDQHGRLLRTNDALCRLLGRPASVLRRYSFSDLVHPEDIGTLLRTSAEGGRAELRLGRRDGTYVWVSLRNSVVADAADGPRFLLTHVEDIEERKRHELQLAHRASHDSLTGLPNSAELRSRLGARLCRRPQSVRATAVEALDAAFETRPSVEGAPGEHGFRPDGYPEPFEFPGGMGGPGGMGGGSAAGGPYDHHVHTVAPATDIDDGTKGLAVLFCDLDGFKSINDRFGHHTGDAVLIEVARRLTTGVRDGDTVARLGGDEFVVLADGLGAADAADLAVRLRNAIIPPIRVDGRAVRVGASFGIGWASCGMSADEVLRSADQRMYIEKRSRSKAHRRAG
- a CDS encoding flavin reductase family protein, giving the protein MRRARGDSSVPTVPPTTPVTPLSVPAPHAVGVSNDEFRAAMSRLTAGVCLITAQEPPLSAGSRGEDVGMTATAFMSVSLEPPLVLVSVREGSRMDDLLAEQPLWAVSVLADHQVQIAGRFSMKNRISDRLLFADLPYTRGAISGAPLLSGALATLECRTENRVEAGDHTLVIGHVLTAAQPAPDSPPLTYFRGRYRHLTP
- the arfB gene encoding alternative ribosome rescue aminoacyl-tRNA hydrolase ArfB, with translation MPGPYVIRGSVVLPEGELAWRFSRSSGPGGQHVNTSDSRVELLFDVAATKSLPDVWKERALERLASRLVDGVVTVRASEHRSQFRNREMALVRLAALLAEATAPPPKARRATKIPRGINERRLREKKARGETKRGRNARDW
- a CDS encoding TerD family protein, whose amino-acid sequence is MAVSLSKGGNVSLSKEAPGLAAVTVGLGWDTRTTTGVDFDLDASAIAVNAQGKVVSDGHFVFFNNKSTPDQTIVHTGDNRTGEGAGDDEAINVNLAGLPADVDKIVFPVSIYDAETRSQNFGQVRNAYIRVVNQAGGVEIARYDLSEDAATETAMVFGELYRNGAEWKFRAVGQGYASGLTGIAQDFGVNV